CCGCCTGCAGAACTCGGTGGTGATTGACGTGACGACCATTGCCCATACAGGGAAGGTCATCTTCGGCACCACCGTGGACCTGGAAAACACCGAAACGGGTGATCAGGTGACTTACCAGATCGTTGGTGAGGATGAGGCCGACATCAAGAAGGGTAAGCTCTCGGCAGGCGCGCCGATTGCCCGTGCCATCATCGGCAAGGAAGAAGGTGATATTGTCGTCGTCAAGACGCCTAGTGGCACGGTCGAGTACGAGATTGTCGAAGTCAAGCACATCTGACCGGCGCCTGCGGGCGCCATCCCTTGAAGGGATCCTCTGGCAGCTGGCCCAGGTGTTCTGGGTTGGCGGCTTGTGGGTGTTCCACGTGGGGCTGGTGCCTGCGCTCAAGGTCAGTGGCCTGGCGCCGCTGCTAGTGCAGGATATCGCCGGGCAGATCGACCGCTGGTTGATCGGCGTGGCGTTACTTGGCTTGTTGACCCAGCTGGCTGTGCTGGCGAGGGTGGACGGCCTGGCGGCCTGGTGGCGGCAGTTTCGTGGCCAGATGCTGTTGCTCGGCTTCGGTGCCTGCGTAGGGTATTACACGTTGCGCTATGGCATTTCTGTAGGCGAGCGGTGGCAGATGTTCTGCTTCCTGGTGCTGGGCTTCTCCGGCATCGTGCTGGTGGCCCAACCGGTCCCGGTCAGGGCGCGTTCGCCGCGCCACTGACCGGAGCTACCGTTACTTGTAACGGTGGATGTTGGACAGCTGCTTGTTCGGCTGTGGGTTCTTGCGGTAGATCAGGGCTTTCTTGCCGATGGTCTGCACCAGCTCGGCACGGCCAGCCTTGCACAGTTCGGCAATGGTTTCGGCGCGTTCTTCGCGGTCTTCCGAGCGAATTTCGACCTTGATCAGTTCATGGTCGACGAGCGCGCGTTCCAGTTCGGCGATGACGCCTTCATTCAAACCGTTGCCAGCAACGATCAGGACCGGCTTCAGGTCATGACCAATGGACTTGTATTGCTTCTTCTGCTCGTTATTGAGCGGCATAATCTGACCCTTTCCGTCTGATTCTGTAAAATTGACCGGCATTTTACCCGAGGGCCACCGGCTCCGCCCAGTCAATCACGACGCATATCATCGAGGTGCCCCGTGGTACAACGTTCCAAAAGCAGCGCAAACTGGCTGCGAGAGCATTTTAACGATCCTTTTGTGAAGCAGGCGCAGAAGGACGGCTACCGTTCGCGCGCGAGCTACAAACTGCTGGAGATTCAGGAAAGGGACAAACTGATCCGCCCGGGCATGAGCGTGATCGACCTTGGCGCGGCCCCTGGTGGTTGGTCGCAGGTGACCAGTCGTCTGATTGGTGGCCAAGGCCGGTTGATTGCCTCCGACATCCTGGAAATGGACTCTATCGCCGATGTGACCTTCATCCAGGGTGACTTCACCCATGATGAAGTGCTGCAGCGAATTCTCGAGGCGGTCGGTGATTCGCACGTAGACCTTGTGATTTCCGACATGGCCCCCAATATGAGTGGTACGCCCGCGGTGGACATACCGCGTGCCATGTTCCTCTGCGAGCTGGCCCTCGATCTGGCGTCCCGCGTGCTCAAGCCCGGCGGTGACTTCCTGATCAAGATTTTCCAGGGCGAAGGTTTTGACGTGTACCTGAAGGACGTGCGCAGCAAGTTCGACAAGGTGCAGATGCGCAAGCCCTCTTCGTCGCGGGACCGTTCCCGCGAGCAGTACCTGCTTGGCAGGGGTTTCAAGGGGGCATGAAAGGCGTGAAACGGGGTGGCCGATAGTTAATTCCAATCGGCCACTACGTCAGGATCGTCCGAACTTCGTGTAGTCTAGGTTTCACAAAGGGTTACAGACGGTGCCTGCGGATGCGTGGGTAATGTAGTAAGTTAGGGCGATGAATATCATGCGAGGCACGGCTGCGTCGTGCGCCGGCCTCAGAGGGTAGCGAATTGAACGACATGGCAAAGAATCTGATCCTGTGGTTGATCATCGCGGCTGTCCTGGTGACAGTGATGAACAACTTCTCCAGCCCTAACGAGCCGCAGACCCTCAACTACTCCGACTTCATCCAGCAAGTGAAGGATGGCAAGGTCGAGCGTGTGACCGTCGACGGCTACATCATTACCGGCAAGCGCGCCGATGGCGACAACTTCAAGACCGTGCGCCCGGCCATTACCGACAACGGCCTGATCGGCGACCTGGTCGACAACCACGTGATCATCGAAGGCAAGCAGCCTGAGCAGCAGAGCATCTGGACTCAGTTGCTGGTGGCGAGCTTCCCGATCCTGGTGATCATTGCCGTGTTCATGTTCTTCATGCGCCAGATGCAAGGTGGTGCAGGCGGCAAGGGCGGGCCGATGAGCTTCGGCAAGAGCAAGGCGCGCCTGCTGTCTGAAGATCAGGTCAAGACCACCCTGGCTGACGTCGCGGGTTGCGATGAGGCCAAGGAAGAAGTGGGTGAGCTGGTCGAGTTTCTGCGCGATCCGGGCAAGTTCCAGCGCCTGGGTGGCCGTATTCCGCGCGGTGTGCTGATGGTTGGCCCACCCGGTACCGGTAAGACCCTGCTGGCCAAGGCCATCGCCGGTGAAGCGAAAGTACCGTTCTTCACCATCTCCGGTTCCGACTTCGTCGAAATGTTCGTCGGCGTGGGTGCCAGCCGTGTTCGTGACATGTTCGAACAGGCCAAGAAACACGCACCTTGCATCATCTTCATCGACGAGATCGACGCCGTTGGTCGCCACCGTGGCGCTGGCATGGGCGGCGGTCACGATGAGCGTGAGCAAACCCTCAACCAGTTGCTGGTAGAGATGGACGGTTTCGAGATGAACGATGGCATCATCGTCATCGCGGCTACCAACCGCCCGGACGTGCTTGACCCGGCGCTGCTGCGCCCCGGTCGTTTCGACCGCCAGGTGGTGGTCGGCTTGCCGGATATCCGTGGCCGCGAGCAAATCCTTAAAGTCCACATGCGCAAGGTTCCAATTGGCGAAAACGTCAATCCGGCAGTCATTGCTCGTGGTACCCCAGGTTTCTCCGGTGCCGACCTGGCCAACCTGGTCAACGAAGCCTCGCTGTTCGCCGCGCGTGCCAACAAGCGCCTGGTCGAAATGAAAGAGTTCGAACTGGCAAAAGACAAGATCATGATGGGCGCAGAGCGCAAGACCATGGTCATGTCCGAAAAAGAGAAGCAGAACACTGCTTATCACGAGGCTGGCCACGCTATCGTTGGTCGGCTGGTGCCGGAGCATGACCCGGTCTACAAAGTGTCGATCATTCCGCGCGGCCGCGCCTTGGGCGTGACCATGTTCCTGCCGGAAGAAGACCGTTACAGCCTTTCCAAGCGTGCACTGAACAGCCAGATCTGCTCGCTGTATGGCGGCCGTATCGCTGAAGAGATGACCCTGGGCTTCGATGGCGTCACCACCGGTGCTTCCAACGACATCATGCGTGCCAGCCAGATTGCGCGGAACATGGTGACCAAGTGGGGCCTGTCCGAAAAGCTGGGCCCGCTGATGTATGCGGAAGAAGAGGGTGAAGTCTTCCTCGGCCGCAGTGCAGGTAGCCAACACGCCAGCGTTTCGGGTGAAACCGCCAAGCTGATCGACTCCGAAGTGCGCAGCATCATCGACCAGTGCTATGCGACGGCCCAGCAGCTGCTGACCGACAACCGCGACAAGCTGGATGCCATGGCCGAAGCGCTGATGAAGTACGAAACCATCGACGCCGACCAGATCGACGATATCATGGCCGGCCGTACCCCGCGCGAACCGCGCGACTGGGATGACGACTCGGCTACGGGTGGCTCCGCGACTCAGGGCGACCGCCCGGAATCGCCGATCGGCGGCCCGGCGGCTCAACACTAAGGGCAGTTATGAGCTCACAGCTGTACCCAACCCGGTTGCCTTGTGGCAACCGGGTTCTTGATTTATCCCGCACCCATGTCATGGGTATTCTCAACATCACTCCCGATTCCTTCTCAGATGGCGGGCGCTTCAATCAGCGTGATGAAGCGTTGCGTCACGCAGAAGCGATGGTGGCGGCTGGCGCTACGCTGATCGACATCGGTGGCGAGTCGACTCGCCCTGGTGCGCGTGCGGTGTCGGTTACCGAAGAGCTGGAGCGCGTGGCGCCGATGGTGGAAGCCATCAACAGCCGGCTCGATGTGGTGATCTCCGTCGATACCTCCACGCCTGCCGTGATCCGTGAGTCGGCGCGCCTCGGCGCCGGGCTGATCAACGATGTGCGGGCACTGGAGCGCGATGGCGCTCTGGATGCTGCGGCAGATACCGGGTTGCCTGTGTGCTTGATGCACATGCGCGGCGAGCCGGGGAACATGCAGGACGATCCGCATTATCAGGATGTGACAGCCGATGTTACGCGCTATCTTGAACAGCGGATGGCTGCATGCGCGGCTGCCGGGATCGACGCTGACCGCATCATTCTTGACCCAGGCTTCGGCTTCGCCAAGACCTTGGCGCACAACCTCAGCCTGTTCAAACACATGGAGGCGCTCTATCGCCTCGGGCGCCCGCTGCTGGTGGGCGTTTCACGCAAAAGCATGATCGGCCTGACGCTGGATCGCCCGGTCGGCGAGCGGCTGTATGGCAGCCTTGCGCTGGCGGCATTGGCCATGACCAAGGGGGCCAGCATCCTGCGTGTCCATGATGTGGCCGAAACCGTTGATGTGGTGCGCATGATCGCTGCAGTGCAGAACGCCGAATAAGAACACTGGAGTTCCTATGAGCAGAAAATACTTTGGTACCGACGGCATTCGTGGCCGCGTCGGCGAATACCCGATCACGCCGGACTTCATGCTGAAGCTGGGCTGGGCGGCGGGCATGGCGTTCCGCAAGCAGGGTAACTGCCGCGTACTGGTTGGCAAGGACACGCGTATCTCGGGCTATATGTTCGAATCTGCCCTTGAGGCCGGCCTTTCTGCCGCCGGGGCGGATGTGATGTTGCTTGGGCCGATGCCAACACCTGCCATTGCTTACCTCACTCGTACCTTCCATGCCGAAGCTGGCATCGTGATCAGTGCCTCGCACAACCCGCATGATGACAACGGCATCAAGTTTTTCTCGGGGCAGGGCACCAAACTGCCCGATGAAGTCGAGCTGATGATCGAAGAGCTGCTGGATCAGCCCATGACGGTGGTCGATTCCAGCAAGCTGGGTAAGGTTTCCCGCATCAATGATGCCGCTGGCCGCTACATTGAGTTCTGCAAAAGTAGCGTGCCAAGCAGCACCAGCTTCGAAGGCCTCAAACTGGTGGTCGACTGTGCCCACGGTGCAACCTACAAGGTCGCACCCAGTGTGTTCCGCGAGCTGGGGGCCGATGTAACCGTGCTGCATGCGCAGCCTGATGGCCTGAACATCAACGAAAACTGCGGTTCGACCCATATCGAATCGCTGCAAGCCGCGGTGCTGATCGGCCATGCCGACCTGGGCATAGCCTTCGACGGCGATGGCGATCGTGTGCTGATGGTTGATCACACTGGCGCCATCGTTGATGGCGACGAATTGCTCTTCATCATTGCCCGGGACCTGCAGGAGCGGGGCAAGTTGCAAGGCGGCGTGGTAGGCACGCTGATGAGCAACCTTGGGCTTGAACTTGCACTCAAGGATCTGGATATCCCGTTCGTGCGCGCCAAGGTAGGCGACCGCTACGTCATGGCCGAGTTGCTGGAGCGTGACTGGTTGGTAGGTGGCGAGAACTCGGGGCATGTTGTGTGCTGCAACCACACCACTACAGGGGACGCCATCATCGCAGCACTGCAGGTGCTGATGGCGCTCAAGCGCCGCGGTGAAACCCTGGCCCAGGCCCGTCAAGCCCTGCGTAAGTGCCCGCAAGTGTTGATCAACGTGCGCTTCGCGGGTGGCGGTGTCGACCCTCTTGAGCACCCTGAAGTGAAGGCTGCCAGTGCCAAGGCAACCGAGGACATGGCTGGTCGTGGGCGTGTGCTGCTGCGCAAGTCCGGTACCGAGCCATTGGTGCGGGTAATGGTGGAAGGCGATGATGAAAATCAGGTGCGCACCCACGCCGAAGCCTTGGCCAAGCTGGTCGGCGAAGTTTGTGCCTGAAAGAGGCTTGCCAGCGCAGATCGGGTTGGGTAAGATCTGCGCCCACTTTGACCGTTGAGGTAAAGCATGCGTCGCCCCATGGTAGCTGGTAACTGGAAGATGCACGGTTCCCGCGCCAGCGTCGCTGAGCTGACCGAAGGCTTGAGTAATCTGGCCTTGCCGAGCGGAGTGGAAGTCGCGGTGTTCCCGCCGGCTTTGTTCATCAATCAAGTAGTTGATGGGCTGGCAGGCAAGGGCATTACCGTAGGCGCACAGAATTCAGCTGTAAAGCCCGAACAGGGCGCGCTGACCGGGGAAGTTTCACCGAGTCAGTTGGTTGAAGCAGGTTGCAAGTTTGTGCTGATTGGGCACTCCGAGCGTCGCCAGATTATTGGTGAAACCGAGGAAGTGTTGAAAGACAAGTTTGCAGCTGCTCAAACTAGTGGTTTAATGCCGGTGCTCTGCGTAGGGGAAACTCTCGAAGAGCGTGAGGCGGGCAAGACGCTGGAAGTTGTCGGGCGTCAACTAAGCAGTATCAT
The genomic region above belongs to Pseudomonas sp. PSKL.D1 and contains:
- the greA gene encoding transcription elongation factor GreA; translated protein: MSITKYPMTVQGARALEEEHLFLSKTERPRLSQAIGEARELGDLKENAEYHAAREEQGMVEARIRDIEGRLQNSVVIDVTTIAHTGKVIFGTTVDLENTETGDQVTYQIVGEDEADIKKGKLSAGAPIARAIIGKEEGDIVVVKTPSGTVEYEIVEVKHI
- the yhbY gene encoding ribosome assembly RNA-binding protein YhbY, producing the protein MPLNNEQKKQYKSIGHDLKPVLIVAGNGLNEGVIAELERALVDHELIKVEIRSEDREERAETIAELCKAGRAELVQTIGKKALIYRKNPQPNKQLSNIHRYK
- the rlmE gene encoding 23S rRNA (uridine(2552)-2'-O)-methyltransferase RlmE, with the translated sequence MVQRSKSSANWLREHFNDPFVKQAQKDGYRSRASYKLLEIQERDKLIRPGMSVIDLGAAPGGWSQVTSRLIGGQGRLIASDILEMDSIADVTFIQGDFTHDEVLQRILEAVGDSHVDLVISDMAPNMSGTPAVDIPRAMFLCELALDLASRVLKPGGDFLIKIFQGEGFDVYLKDVRSKFDKVQMRKPSSSRDRSREQYLLGRGFKGA
- the ftsH gene encoding ATP-dependent zinc metalloprotease FtsH, yielding MAKNLILWLIIAAVLVTVMNNFSSPNEPQTLNYSDFIQQVKDGKVERVTVDGYIITGKRADGDNFKTVRPAITDNGLIGDLVDNHVIIEGKQPEQQSIWTQLLVASFPILVIIAVFMFFMRQMQGGAGGKGGPMSFGKSKARLLSEDQVKTTLADVAGCDEAKEEVGELVEFLRDPGKFQRLGGRIPRGVLMVGPPGTGKTLLAKAIAGEAKVPFFTISGSDFVEMFVGVGASRVRDMFEQAKKHAPCIIFIDEIDAVGRHRGAGMGGGHDEREQTLNQLLVEMDGFEMNDGIIVIAATNRPDVLDPALLRPGRFDRQVVVGLPDIRGREQILKVHMRKVPIGENVNPAVIARGTPGFSGADLANLVNEASLFAARANKRLVEMKEFELAKDKIMMGAERKTMVMSEKEKQNTAYHEAGHAIVGRLVPEHDPVYKVSIIPRGRALGVTMFLPEEDRYSLSKRALNSQICSLYGGRIAEEMTLGFDGVTTGASNDIMRASQIARNMVTKWGLSEKLGPLMYAEEEGEVFLGRSAGSQHASVSGETAKLIDSEVRSIIDQCYATAQQLLTDNRDKLDAMAEALMKYETIDADQIDDIMAGRTPREPRDWDDDSATGGSATQGDRPESPIGGPAAQH
- the folP gene encoding dihydropteroate synthase, which encodes MSSQLYPTRLPCGNRVLDLSRTHVMGILNITPDSFSDGGRFNQRDEALRHAEAMVAAGATLIDIGGESTRPGARAVSVTEELERVAPMVEAINSRLDVVISVDTSTPAVIRESARLGAGLINDVRALERDGALDAAADTGLPVCLMHMRGEPGNMQDDPHYQDVTADVTRYLEQRMAACAAAGIDADRIILDPGFGFAKTLAHNLSLFKHMEALYRLGRPLLVGVSRKSMIGLTLDRPVGERLYGSLALAALAMTKGASILRVHDVAETVDVVRMIAAVQNAE
- the glmM gene encoding phosphoglucosamine mutase, with amino-acid sequence MSRKYFGTDGIRGRVGEYPITPDFMLKLGWAAGMAFRKQGNCRVLVGKDTRISGYMFESALEAGLSAAGADVMLLGPMPTPAIAYLTRTFHAEAGIVISASHNPHDDNGIKFFSGQGTKLPDEVELMIEELLDQPMTVVDSSKLGKVSRINDAAGRYIEFCKSSVPSSTSFEGLKLVVDCAHGATYKVAPSVFRELGADVTVLHAQPDGLNINENCGSTHIESLQAAVLIGHADLGIAFDGDGDRVLMVDHTGAIVDGDELLFIIARDLQERGKLQGGVVGTLMSNLGLELALKDLDIPFVRAKVGDRYVMAELLERDWLVGGENSGHVVCCNHTTTGDAIIAALQVLMALKRRGETLAQARQALRKCPQVLINVRFAGGGVDPLEHPEVKAASAKATEDMAGRGRVLLRKSGTEPLVRVMVEGDDENQVRTHAEALAKLVGEVCA
- the tpiA gene encoding triose-phosphate isomerase, which produces MRRPMVAGNWKMHGSRASVAELTEGLSNLALPSGVEVAVFPPALFINQVVDGLAGKGITVGAQNSAVKPEQGALTGEVSPSQLVEAGCKFVLIGHSERRQIIGETEEVLKDKFAAAQTSGLMPVLCVGETLEEREAGKTLEVVGRQLSSIIDAFGVKAFANAVIAYEPVWAIGTGLTASPQQAQDVHAAIRAQLAAEDAEVAASVQLLYGGSVKAANAAELFGMPDIDGGLIGGASLNADEFGAICRAAGN